A single Penaeus chinensis breed Huanghai No. 1 chromosome 7, ASM1920278v2, whole genome shotgun sequence DNA region contains:
- the LOC125027263 gene encoding cuticle protein 7-like, giving the protein MFTKTAVVLALAAVALAAPSQPSYDYSPPASYDYPAKYDFNYAVKDDYSRNDFGHQEARDGYNTQGAYFVLLPDGRLQRVTYTVNGDSGYVAEVSYEGEAQYAEYHPTPAYKPAPAYKPAPAYKPAPSYEPAPTYTPTPAYA; this is encoded by the exons ATGTTCACTAAG ACCGCCGTCGTTCTTGCCCTTGCGGCCGTCGCTTTGGCTGCTCCTTCACAGCCTTCTTACGACTACTCTCCTCCGGCATCCTATGAC tatccTGCTAAGTACGACTTTAACTACGCTGTTAAGGACGACTACTCTAGAAATGACTTCGGCCACCAGGAAGCCCGTGACGGATACAACACACAGGGTGCCTACTTCGTTCtccttcccgacggtcgtctgcagaggGTCACTTACACCGTCAACGGCGACTCTGGATACGTGGCTGAGGTCAGCTACGAAGGCGAGGCCCAGTACGCCGAGTACCATCCCACTCCTGCATACAAGCCTGCTCCTGCTTACAAGCCTgctcctgcctacaagcctgccccttCCTATGAACCCGCTCCCACTTACACGCCTACCCCTGCTTACGCCTAA